CCTCAAACCTATGAGGCCTACATTGTGATTCCCGAATCTGCGCGGGAAATCATGCACAAACCGGAAAAGGCGTACTGCAGACTGGATGGTAAATGGATCACGGATTACCGCGACCGCGTAACTATTGGCTTGGCGCCCGGGGGAATTGCCAAGGTGTGGCTGAGGGGGCCGTGCTTGAAGCCAGTAGAAATTACCCGAGTCGAAGGAACTATCAATCCCAAAGGTCCCTATGACGGTAAATCCGGAGGTAAACATCGACCTCTCAAAGACGCATCCAAAACCTACATCGAAAAATACGGCATCCCCTTCGGGAGCTGGTAAGGCATCACAAACACCCTCCAGTCACTTGCCATGTGCAATCGCTGCACAAAGGGATTTGTAAGCAATAAAGGGAGCGTTAAAAGCATCATGAGCGGTAGACACAATAAACAATCAATATCGGGGATTGGATGCGCACTGGTTGTCATGTTGACGCTCACAACCAGCACCTCTGTTCGAGCGGAAGGCTGCGTTGGTATTGGATGCCTGGTGAACGGTGGTCCCCTGGAGTTCTCAATGCTGACGGGTATCGGCTTGCTTTTCACAGTGGCGGGACCGTTCATTTCAACTTCGGAAGCCAGTGCAAACAAATCCTCGAAACATTACACCCAGGCCCTGATTGACGATGCAGCTACACATCTGGCGACGGAGGGCGAATACGAAAGCCCCATACTCGAGTCCGAGTGGCGTAAATACCTGAAATCCTATGGGCACCAGCCAAGCAAGAACGAGTTTGCCAAGATGGTATTGGCTACCTATGGGTGAACTGCTAAAAGCAGTATCTGCGGTCACCCGATTATCGAGCGCCGTCTACCGGTAGCAGCGACAGCTGATCGGTGGTGCATGTTCTGGATGACGCCGATCAGCTTCGCTGCACCGATTTTCTTTCACATGACCCGGTATATCTTCTCTACCTGATCAGACAAATGCCTCACCGAGATAGAGACGATGCGTCTTCTCGATTTCATCGATCAATCGAGGCGAAACGCCAACGGACCCGGCTATTTCGCGCCAGCGCTTAACCGCCGCGCAAACCTCCTTGATGATGGCCGGCGCGTCGATGCCCCGGATCTGCCCGGCCACCGCCTCCAGGTCCGCGAGTTCGAAGTTGTCGCGCTTGCCGTTGATCGTCATCTGGTGGGTAGCCACCCAAAAGCTGCCCGGCTGGTACGACCAGGAAACGTCATAGGCCGGGGAAAGAGACCAGGTGCCTGCCCGATCCATCAGGAAGCTGGTGTTTTTGGTGTGGTCATCCTGATTGCGGCCCACCACGTTGAAAACCATGCGGCGGAAGTACTCTACGGCGTCACGGCGCGGCAAACCAAGAACCCGCATGACCCCGAACGCCTCCTCGTAGGAGTAGCCGCCCGGCTGTTTGTAGTCGGCATGATCCATGGCACACAGAGTGGCCATGTGGATCTTTTCTCCATCATCGGTACGATCAAAGCGTTTGGTCAGAAAGTGCGCGCGGCCACCCTCTTCCAGCAATTCACACGGACTCATGGTGATGCCGGCAGCTTTGGCCATGAGCGAATAGGCGTACTCCACGCGGCCGAAGCCTTGCGAGTCGGCCAGGACGTCGGTGTTCTTCGCGACGTCGAACTTCAGCAGCCAGTAGGAAAACCCTTTTGGCGCCCTGACTTGCCCCGAGCGGATCTCGCCAGCCGCATTCATCGCGATAACCGCTTTGGCCCGGGCACCGCCAGCGCTGGTACCGACCTGGATCAAACGCTTCAGTGCCTCGTCATCGACCTCGGTGTCGTGATGGGCGAGGCGATCGGCCAGGCTTTCCCGTTGCGAGAGCACTTCGCTGGCGAGCTCTACCAGCGCATCAATCTGAATTCGTTCGCTGGCATTTACAGAACCGCTGAGAGCGGGCCGGTATTCGAGTCCGCCCATTCCGCGCGAGCCCTGATACAGGACCCTTTCAACCGGGGTGAACGTCGCTTTGTCACGGCCCTCCTTGGCGAGCCAGGCATCGATCAGTGCGTTACCGAAATCGTCCGGCAGAGAGTCAGCCAGGATGGCCGGTAGGCCTTTGTAGGTTTCCCGGTTCAGGCCGGGAAAGGCGTATGTCTGATTGGCGGCCAATGGCATATGGATGGGCGAGATTTCGATACCGGTCTTGACGAATTCAGGATCGTATTCGAACAAACCCAGCCGGGTGCCCTCATCCCAGAGCAGCCCCCCGACAAACCGCTCGAAGAGATAGACCTTTGCCGTAATCACCAATCAACCTCCTTTTTGACTTCGCTGCCGGACACCGGCTCGCCTGCGCTCCCCGCCGAGGCCTTGCCCACCGCCCGTGTGCCGGTTGCCCGCATACGCCGGGTTCCGGCCATCTTGATTACCTGCAACGGGCTCGGTCGAACGGGCTCCACGAGCGAGGCTGCTCTTTCCAGCTCGCCGATGACACGCAGGACGGCCAGCAGATTCACCAGAGTGCCTTTGCCATGGAGAAGATTGATCAGGGTCTGGCGGCTGATGCCGGCTTCCCTGGCGACATGCTCCTGGCTGAGATTTTTCTTCAGGCGCAATTCCTGGAGCCGGGCACCAATGGCACTGGCAATCGCATCGTCGGTCATGGCTTGGAGGCGCATAGTGTCTGAATTCCTGGAGCGAATGTGCAAATCACGAAGTGTGTGTATTCAATACTAGACATTGCAGAAGGATCGACCTGCATGACAGCCAACGCCAATCCTGCGTACGTAAATCTGGTCACTAACTGATGAAACGAACCTTATGTCTCAATTCAAAGGCATTGGATTTCAGCAATATCTACGATATGTGCAATATCAACACTGCCTAGATAGCTAGACAATAACAAGTATAAAGACTGATAACGTATGCATATCAAGACAAAACAGTTAGATCGACACATGAGTAAAGGCAAGAAGAGAACCTGCGGCCTCGGGATTCTCCAGACACAAAAAATGGGCACCCGACCGCAATCGGTGTGCCCATTTTTTATTACGGCTCTCCCCGCTATTCAGGGATGCGCCGCAATTATGGATTGACGCTGTCTTTCAACGACTTGCCCGGCTTGAACGCAACAGTGTTGCTGGCCTTGATTTTGACGGGTTCACCGGTTTGCGGGTTTTTACCGGTGCGGGCACCGCGATGGCGTTGCAGGAAGGTGCCGAAGCCGACGAGCGTGACGCTGTCCTTGCGGTGCAGGGCGCCGGTGATTTCTTCGAGAACGGCGTTGAGAACGCGGTTGGCCTGCTCTTTGGTCAGATCCGCTTTTTCAGCGATTGCAGCGGCGAGTTCTGGTTTACGCATTAGTGAAGCCCCTTTGAGTCGGTTTTTTGTTGTTATGTCCGTGCTGCTCTCGTTGGAACAGCGCCCAAGGCGCCGCAGGCTCTACTCTGCGGCAGACGGGAGTGAGAATGGCACGCGGATAAGGGCGGCGCCAGTCTCCCCGCGACCTTTGTGGGGGCAAAAGCGGGGTGATTCCGACAGAACGACCAGTATTTACGCCAGCAAGGCCGGAAGCTGTTTGTTCAGCGCGAGTTTTTCCATCACCGCCGCGCCGGTCAGGGCGTAACCGAGCAATTGCCCTTGCGCGTCGTGACATAGCGCCTTGACATCGGCGCCCTGCCCTTCGACGGTCCAGACGCCTTCGCGGCCCCGTGGCGGCGGCGAAACCACCAACGGGCAGACCGGGGTTTTCACGGTGATCGGCATCGGTCCGTAGTTCACCACGGTCGGGTTGCCGGCCAGGGTCTGTGCCAGCGCTCGCGCACAACTCATGAGGGGCATGACGTACAGAAGATTCAGCCCGTCGACCTCGGCGCAGTCGCCCAGGGCGTAAATATTGGCGTGAGAGGTTTGCAGATGGCGGTCGACCACCACGCCACGGTTGGTCTGGATGCCGGCAGCCGCTGCCAGATCGATCCGTGGGCGCAGGCCAATGGCCGACACCACCACATCGCACGAAATCACCTGACCATCGGAGAGGTGTGCTTCCAGTCCATCCGCGACTTTCTGCAAACGGGTCAGCACCGGGCCGAGGTGGAAGCGCGCGCCAAGGCTTTCCAGCCCGGCCTGCACCGCTGCGGCAGCGGACGGATGCAACAGGGTCGGCATCACCTGCTCGCACGGCGCAACCAGTTGCACTTCGTAGCCGCCGAGGATCAGGTCGTTGGCGAACTCACAGCCGATCAGACCTGCGCCGAGCAGCAACACCCGACGCTTGCCCGCCGCTGCCGCGCGAAAACGTGCGTAGTCTTCGAGATCGTTGATCGGGAACACCAGATCCCCGCCATCGCCTTCGATCGGCACGCGCACGGTTTCGGCGCCCCAGGCGAGGATCAGGTCGCGATAACTCACCGCTTCCTCGCCGATCCACAGGCGCTTGTGGCCCGGGTCGATGCCGCTGATGCGGGTGTGGGTGCGGATCTCGGCCTTCAACTGCTCGGCCATGGCGCCCGGTTCGGCCATGCTCAGGCCGTCGGCGTCCTTGTTCTTGCCGAAGCCGGTGGAGAGCATCGGCTTGGAGTAGGAACGACCGTCATCGGCGGTAATCAGCAGCAGCGGGGTTTCGCCATCGAGTTTGCGAAACTCGCGGGCCAGGTTGTAACCCGCAAGCCCGGTGCCAACGATTACGACAGGTGCGCTCATGCCCTACTCCTCAGTGTTTTCTCAGTTGATTTCGATCATTTCGAAGTCCATCTTGCCGACGCCGCAGTCCGGGCACAGCCAGTCTTCCGGCACGTCCTGCCACAGGGTGCCCGGCGCAATGCCGTCATCCGGCCAGCCGTCGGCTTCGTTATAGATCAGGCCGCAGACCACACATTGCCACTTTTTCATTCAGGTACTTCCTCAGGATTCAGGCTTTAGCCGGCGCGGACGGTCGATGGTGCAGCACTGCCATCCGGCTCAGGGCGTTTTGTACTGATGGTACCGGCCAGATGCAAGCCTGTTCGGCGCAATGGCGGCCCGGATCAATCAAATTCGCGGTGCGCCATGGTAAGCTCGCCGCCTCATTTGCTGCCAATAATGACTCATTGTGCAACTCAAAAACGCCCCGTTGTGGCGCCTGCAAAGCCACCTGACACCCCTCCCCGACACGTCCACGCTCGACTGGCTGTTCGACGAAGGCTCCCTGACCCGCCGCCTGACCCGCCTGTCCGATGACGGCTTCAGCGTCACGCCGCTGTTCGAAGGCTGGCAGACCCTGCGCGACGACGAGTGCGCGGCGCTGGACCTGGCCGAAGGCAGCGAAGGCTGGGTGCGCGAGGTGTATTTGCGCGGTCATGGCGAGGCCTGGGTGTTCGCCCGCAGCGTGGCGTCGCGCAGTGCCTTGCAGGGCGACGGCTTGCATATGGATGAACTGGGCAGCCGCTCGCTGGGCGAACTGCTGTTCTGCGATCACGCGTTTCAGCGCCGCGCCATTGAAGTCTGCCATTACCCGGAACACTGGCTGCCCGAGGACTCTCGGGCCAACGGTCTGTGGGGCCGTCGTTCGCGTTTCGACCGTGGTGCATTGAGCGTACTGGTGGCGGAGATTTTCCTGCCTACGCTGTGGGAAGCCGTCCGCGCCCGTCCGGAGAACTGCTGATGTATCAAAGCCTGCTCAAATCCCTGAATCGCCTGAACCCGCGCGCCTGGGACTTCATCCAGCTGACCCGCATGGACAAGCCGATCGGCATCTACCTGCTGCTGTGGCCGACGCTCTGGGCGCTGTGGATTGCCGGCAAAGGTTCGCCGTCGCTGGCCAACGTCGTGATTTTCGTCCTCGGCGTGGTGCTGACCCGTGCCGGCGGCTGCGTGATCAACGACTGGGCCGACCGCAAGGTCGACGGCCATGTAAAGCGCACCGCCGAACGCCCGCTGGCCGCCGGGCGGATCAGCTCGAAAGAGGCGCTGGTGTTCTTCGCCCTGCTGATGGGCGTAAGTTTCCTGCTGGTGCTGTGCACCAACGCCGCGACGATCTGGCTGTCGCTGGGCGGTCTGGCGCTGGCGTTCACCTATCCGTTCATGAAGCGCTACACCTATTACCCGCAGGTGGTGCTGGGGGCGGCGTTTTCCTGGGGCATGCCAATGGCGTTCACCGCCGAGACCGGTGAGCTGCCGGCGACGGCCTGGCTGCTGTGGAT
This genomic window from Pseudomonas kribbensis contains:
- a CDS encoding rubredoxin, producing the protein MKKWQCVVCGLIYNEADGWPDDGIAPGTLWQDVPEDWLCPDCGVGKMDFEMIEIN
- a CDS encoding HU family DNA-binding protein, with the translated sequence MRKPELAAAIAEKADLTKEQANRVLNAVLEEITGALHRKDSVTLVGFGTFLQRHRGARTGKNPQTGEPVKIKASNTVAFKPGKSLKDSVNP
- a CDS encoding type II toxin-antitoxin system HipA family toxin, which gives rise to MTAKVYLFERFVGGLLWDEGTRLGLFEYDPEFVKTGIEISPIHMPLAANQTYAFPGLNRETYKGLPAILADSLPDDFGNALIDAWLAKEGRDKATFTPVERVLYQGSRGMGGLEYRPALSGSVNASERIQIDALVELASEVLSQRESLADRLAHHDTEVDDEALKRLIQVGTSAGGARAKAVIAMNAAGEIRSGQVRAPKGFSYWLLKFDVAKNTDVLADSQGFGRVEYAYSLMAKAAGITMSPCELLEEGGRAHFLTKRFDRTDDGEKIHMATLCAMDHADYKQPGGYSYEEAFGVMRVLGLPRRDAVEYFRRMVFNVVGRNQDDHTKNTSFLMDRAGTWSLSPAYDVSWSYQPGSFWVATHQMTINGKRDNFELADLEAVAGQIRGIDAPAIIKEVCAAVKRWREIAGSVGVSPRLIDEIEKTHRLYLGEAFV
- a CDS encoding NAD(P)/FAD-dependent oxidoreductase; the encoded protein is MSAPVVIVGTGLAGYNLAREFRKLDGETPLLLITADDGRSYSKPMLSTGFGKNKDADGLSMAEPGAMAEQLKAEIRTHTRISGIDPGHKRLWIGEEAVSYRDLILAWGAETVRVPIEGDGGDLVFPINDLEDYARFRAAAAGKRRVLLLGAGLIGCEFANDLILGGYEVQLVAPCEQVMPTLLHPSAAAAVQAGLESLGARFHLGPVLTRLQKVADGLEAHLSDGQVISCDVVVSAIGLRPRIDLAAAAGIQTNRGVVVDRHLQTSHANIYALGDCAEVDGLNLLYVMPLMSCARALAQTLAGNPTVVNYGPMPITVKTPVCPLVVSPPPRGREGVWTVEGQGADVKALCHDAQGQLLGYALTGAAVMEKLALNKQLPALLA
- a CDS encoding helix-turn-helix transcriptional regulator, which encodes MRLQAMTDDAIASAIGARLQELRLKKNLSQEHVAREAGISRQTLINLLHGKGTLVNLLAVLRVIGELERAASLVEPVRPSPLQVIKMAGTRRMRATGTRAVGKASAGSAGEPVSGSEVKKEVDW
- the ubiA gene encoding 4-hydroxybenzoate octaprenyltransferase; the protein is MYQSLLKSLNRLNPRAWDFIQLTRMDKPIGIYLLLWPTLWALWIAGKGSPSLANVVIFVLGVVLTRAGGCVINDWADRKVDGHVKRTAERPLAAGRISSKEALVFFALLMGVSFLLVLCTNAATIWLSLGGLALAFTYPFMKRYTYYPQVVLGAAFSWGMPMAFTAETGELPATAWLLWIANLLWTVGYDTYYAMTDRDDDLKIGVKSTAILFGEADRVIILTLQALSLGCLLLAGSKFELGTWFHLGLLVAAGCYAWEFWYTRDRDRMRCFKAFLHNHWAGLAIFVGIVLDYALH
- a CDS encoding chorismate--pyruvate lyase family protein translates to MQLKNAPLWRLQSHLTPLPDTSTLDWLFDEGSLTRRLTRLSDDGFSVTPLFEGWQTLRDDECAALDLAEGSEGWVREVYLRGHGEAWVFARSVASRSALQGDGLHMDELGSRSLGELLFCDHAFQRRAIEVCHYPEHWLPEDSRANGLWGRRSRFDRGALSVLVAEIFLPTLWEAVRARPENC